In Rhizobium sp. 9140, the genomic stretch AACTGCTTGTGCAGCCGCTTCAACTGCGAGCGCAGCACCCACTTCATATGCGGATCGATGACGGTCAGCGGCTCGTCGAACAGGATGGCGCTGACGTCGTTGCGCACGAGGCCGCGGCCGAGCGAGATCTTCTGCTTCTGGTCGGCCGTCAGACCGCGCGCGGTCTTCTTCGCCCAGGAAGAGAGATCGATCATTTCGAGGATTTCCTTGACCCGCCGATCGACCTCGGGTTCCGGAACGCGGCGATTGCGCAAGGGGAAAGCCAGATTGTCGTAGACGGTCATCGTGTCGTAGATCACCGGAAACTGGAACACCTGCGCGATGTTGCGGTCCTGCGTCGGCAGATTGGTCACATCGCGCCCGTCGAACAGGATGCGGCCTTCCGAGGGCGAAACGAGGCCGGAGATGATGTTCAGCAACGTGGTCTTGCCGCAGCCGGAGGGGCCGAGCAGCGCATAGGCGCCGCCATCGTCCCAATCGTGATGGACTTCCTTCAGCGAGTAGTCGGCCGGCGATTTCGGGTTCGGGCCGTAGGCGTGGCGGATATGATCGAGGCTGATGCGGGCCATGTCTGTCTCCTCACGCCGCTCTGTCGAGACGGCCGGCGATGGCGCGTCCGTCGGTGGAAAAGGCCATGAGATGGCGGGTGTCGAGCGCCAGGTTCACGCGCGTGTCCGGCTCGATATTGCGGATGCCGGGCTCCAGCA encodes the following:
- a CDS encoding ABC transporter ATP-binding protein yields the protein MARISLDHIRHAYGPNPKSPADYSLKEVHHDWDDGGAYALLGPSGCGKTTLLNIISGLVSPSEGRILFDGRDVTNLPTQDRNIAQVFQFPVIYDTMTVYDNLAFPLRNRRVPEPEVDRRVKEILEMIDLSSWAKKTARGLTADQKQKISLGRGLVRNDVSAILFDEPLTVIDPHMKWVLRSQLKRLHKQFGFTMVYVTHDQTEALTFADKVVVMYDGEIVQIGTPAELFEKPKHTFVGYFIGSPGMNVIPARIDGTTADLGGGQVLLGFTPEIASGAKVELGIRPEFVRLGREGMPVTISKVEDIGRHKIVRALFANRPMAIVVGENSEIPSEPRVTFDPAAVNIYADSWRVSDPSHVNGRV